The genomic stretch GACTCGAATTCCTGTAGATTGATTTGTTCTTGAAGTTCTTTTTTGAGTTCATCGACTCTACGTCTTAAATGAATCTTTCCTCCAGCTCGAACAGGAACTTTCCCAACATGAGTTGTATTACCATGTACACGCTTTAAGAGGGGATCTAAACGATTAGAAAAGTACTTATAGCATGAGCTGCAGCCAAATCGATTAAGCTTACTAAACTGCTGTATCGTCATCCCGCATTCCTTACACTGAAGAGTTTCAGAAGCAGGTGCACCAGCTGATTTGTATTTCCCAGATTCAAAATCCATAAGGCCTGAAAGGAGTCCATGGATTGAGAACCCATTAGAGATACCGGTTAGATGATCTCCTTTTTCTCGTGCGCAGCTTTCACAAATATGGAATTCCGTTTTCTCCCCATTCACAATCTTCGTAAAATGAAGAGTAGCCGGACGTTCATTACATTCTTGACAAAGCATACCGCATACCTCCTTTATTCGTTCCCAACGGAGAAAACTGTGACACTCATACTACTTACCAAGGAGCGAAATTAACATTGCCTTTAACATCCGAGCACGGATTTGATCACGATAGGGAAGCTTTATAAATAATACTTCTCTAGACATCGCAGCTTTGATTAAAGCAGCCTCTCGGCTGTTAAGAAATTTAGCTTCTTCCAACTGGTAGATAAGACCTTCGGCAGAAGCCTGATTAATTTCATCACCAATATGCTGATGGAAATGTCCTCCGAGCACAGAGTGTGCAGGGAGTTCTACTCGCTGTATCCGTATATATCCACCACCACCACGCTTACTCTCTACAAGGTAACCTTTTTCAAGAGTAAAACGAGTACTAATTACATAATTAATCTGGGATGGCACACAGGAGAATTTATCTGCTAGATCATTTCTCTGAATTTCAATCATTCCATCAGAGCTATCCTGCAAAATATTTTTCAGATATTGTTCGATAATATCAGAAATATTACGCATCCTCATCCCCCACTGTATAAAACCGGTAAGCTAATCTATGCATTCATTCAAATTCATTAAGGAGGGCTCCAATAAATTACCCATCTTGCTTAGCCTGCGAACCTCTTTGGCTTAAATGAATGCTCTCTTTTATATACAACCACTTGAATTTTCTATGGCGCCGTATAAATTGAGCTTAAATTAACTTACTACATAATAATATTGTATAACCAACAATCAAATCTGATCTTAGTTGACTTTGACTTTCTTTGACTTTATATCCATTATAACATACTGTACAGAAATCTCAAGTAAGATCCCCTTCTCATTTTTCACTTATTTCCTTAAATTATTCGTTCTAATAAAAAAACTCTCCTGACAGAAGGCAGAAGAGCAGTTTTCCTATTTATTAGAAGAAATCCATTAATAAGGTTTGTGCTTGGGGAATAAGGTGTTCAAATTCTTTTGCTTTTTGCGGTTTCCCTTTTAGTTTCTGTATATGAAACAATTGCGCGGGACGCTTAAATCCCAGAAAAAGAGCAGTCCAAACCTGAATATCTGCTATTAAATCTGGTTGAGTCTCTTCTTTTTCGCCCATTACCTTTATAATCTTCGCTTGTCCTTGGTCATCAATGGATATATTCCAGAGTCCAGCATTCCATGGAGCTGCATGATCGTCAATCTGAATCGTTAATTCTGATCTATTACCCGCTTCAAACGTAAACTGTTGCAGAAAAGACTCTACATCCACAATTCGTCCC from Paenibacillus polygoni encodes the following:
- a CDS encoding UvrB/UvrC motif-containing protein, which produces MLCQECNERPATLHFTKIVNGEKTEFHICESCAREKGDHLTGISNGFSIHGLLSGLMDFESGKYKSAGAPASETLQCKECGMTIQQFSKLNRFGCSSCYKYFSNRLDPLLKRVHGNTTHVGKVPVRAGGKIHLRRRVDELKKELQEQINLQEFESAAELRDQIRELEREIAEE
- a CDS encoding CtsR family transcriptional regulator; translated protein: MRNISDIIEQYLKNILQDSSDGMIEIQRNDLADKFSCVPSQINYVISTRFTLEKGYLVESKRGGGGYIRIQRVELPAHSVLGGHFHQHIGDEINQASAEGLIYQLEEAKFLNSREAALIKAAMSREVLFIKLPYRDQIRARMLKAMLISLLGK